The proteins below come from a single Papaver somniferum cultivar HN1 chromosome 11, ASM357369v1, whole genome shotgun sequence genomic window:
- the LOC113325213 gene encoding pre-mRNA-splicing factor 38B-like has translation MKGQNHAYNRSLDRGLDRDRFRDGTPNLNRKREKQPEIDNEEIDVDGENPQVRGIIGHAFGSPSRRNDRRQDMQDGRTATPSTEEEMLLNRLNEVEKENALLRLERENQPRPRFGNMNNQRVKNLLVTGDIPKRRSVRPRRAGTRPAATQQSVSRTSTGSKCTRNDEDDVRDRYDEREFSHDYYARSEQGRNRRDPTGPRRKRNEIYISYSRGPRLREGRQFLRWRHKRNNRGSPLQDDRESNVEKAVQRRKIDRLHRSAEAPSS, from the exons ATGAAGGGTCAAAATCATGCTTATAACAGATCCCTGGATCGTGGACTAGATCGAGATCGTTTCCGTGACGGAACTCCAAATCTGAATCGGAAAAGGGAAAAACAACCGGAGATCGATAACGAAGAAATAGATGTTGATGGGGAAAACCCACAAGTTCGAGGAATTATAGGGCATGCGTTCGGCAGCCCATCTAGGAGGAATGACCGTCGACAGGACATGCAAGATGGTCGCACCGCGACTCCTAGTACAGAGGAAGAAATGTTACTCAACCGGTTGAACGAGGTGGAGAAGGAGAACGCTCTCCTGAGGTTAGAACGTGAAAACCAGCCTCGACCTAGGTTTGGAAATATGAACAACCAGAGGG TGAAAAATCTGTTGGTCACTGGAGATATACCTAAGAGAAGGTCTGTACGACCTCGGCGAGCAGGGACCCGGCCAGCTGCAACTCAGCAGAGTGTGTCCAGAACTTCTACCGGTTCAAAATGTACCaggaatgatgaagatgatgttcgAGATCGATACGATGAGAGAGAATTTTCGCACGATTACTATGCTCGTTCGGAGCAAGGCAGAAATAGAAGAGACCCCACTGGTCCCCGAAGGAAAAGAAATGAGATATACATCTCATATTCCAGAGGACCGAGACTACGGGAAGGAAGACAGTTCCTCAGATGGCGACATAAACGCAATAACAGAGGTTCTCCTTTGCAAGATGATCGAGAAAGTAATGTCGAAAAAGCAGTCCAGAGAAGAAAAATAGACCGGTTGCATCGATCTGCAGAAGCCCCTTCAAGCTGA
- the LOC113321387 gene encoding GDSL esterase/lipase At4g10955-like translates to MASERDDFIRSGPLHLTTVNWGNVHHRRSIAASLVQGVYVLERDRQEKYRKALAPPWWDFFHFELLYTLVDDVDSSIFGAIYEFKQETNRYYLAEIPRYVIAFRGMITELDCLLRDLSLDLNLIKNGLHQTSRFGTAMKAVRNMVSLSGPSSVWLTGHSLGSSIAMLAGKNMAKTGHFLESYLFNPPFISAPIERIKDKKVRHGIRIASSLITAGLAFAMNVNQESQQPEDPFNVLSTWIPNLFVNPADHLCCEYIGYFEHRENIKSFGAGEIAKLAMQNSLTGLLMNAMGWKYQEELHLIPSANLTVNRIPSPTFRLAHGIHQWFRGDLRLQSKVYRY, encoded by the exons ATGGCATCGGAGAGGGATGATTTTATCCGTTCAGGACCTTTACATCTAACTACAGTTAATTG GGGAAATGTACATCACCGGAGATCTATAGCCGCTAGCTTGGTTCAGGGTGTATATGTTTTAGAACGTGACCGTCAAGAAAAATATCGGAAAGCTCTTGCACCACCGTGGTGGGATTTCTTCCATTTTGAATTGCTTTATACtcttgtggatgatgttgactctTCTATTTTTGGTGCTATATATGAATTTAAACAAGAAACTAACCGCTACTATTTGGCGGAAATTCCACGATATGTGATTGCATTTAGGGGAATGATCACTGaattagattgtctcttgcgggATCTGAGTTTGGACCTGAATCTCATAAAAAATGGACTTCACCAAACATCCCGCTTTGGAACCGCAATGAAAGCTGTTAGAAACATGGTATCTCTAAGTGGACCTAGTAGTGTCTGGTTAACAGGACATTCTTTGGGTTCTTCCATAGCAATGCTGGCAGGGAAAAACATGGCGAAAACCGGTCATTTTCTTGAATCGTATCTCTTCAATCCACCATTCATTTCGGCTCCAATTGAAAGGATTAAAGATAAGAAAGTGAGGCATGGGATTCGTATAGCTAGCAGCTTGATCACAGCAGGACTTGCATTTGCCATGAATGTTAACCAAGAAAGCCAGCAGCCGGAAGATCCTTTTAATGTTCTGTCGACCTGGATTCCGAATCTGTTTGTGAATCCAGCTGATCATCTCTGTTGTGAGTACATTGGATATTTTGAACaccgagaaaatataaaaagcttTGGCGCAGGTGAAATCGCGAAGCTGGCAATGCAAAATTCATTGACTGGATTATTAATGAATGCAATGGGATGGAAATATCAAGAAGAACTACACTTAATTCCCTCGGCTAATCTGACTGTCAATCGTATCCCATCACCGACTTTTAGATTGGCTCATGGTATTCATCAATGGTTTAGAGGTGATTTGAGATTGCAGTCCAAGGTATACCGATACTAG